One window of the Delphinus delphis chromosome 20, mDelDel1.2, whole genome shotgun sequence genome contains the following:
- the RPL13A gene encoding large ribosomal subunit protein uL13, with protein sequence MAEGQVLVLDGRGHLLGRLAAIVAKQVLLGRKVVVVRCEGINISGNFYRNKLKYLAFLRKRMNTNPSRGPYHFRAPSRIFWRTVRGMLPHKTKRGQAALDRLKVFDGIPPPYDKKKRMVVPAALKVVRLKPTRKFAYLGRLAHEVGWKYQAVTATLEEKRKEKAKIHYRKKKQLMRLRKQAEKNIEKKIDRFTEVLKTHGFLV encoded by the exons ATGGCGGAGGGGCAG GTCCTGGTTCTCGATGGCCGAGGCCATCTCCTGGGCCGTCTGGCGGCCATCGTGGCTAAGCAGGTGCTTCTGG GTCGAAAGGTGGTGGTTGTGCGCTGTGAGGGCATCAACATTTCTGGCAATTTCTATAGAAACAAGT TGAAGTACCTGGCATTCCTCCGCAAGCGGATGAACACCAACCCCTCCCGTGGCCCCTACCACTTCCGAGCCCCCAGCCGCATCTTCTGGCGGACAGTGCGAG GCATGCTGCCCCACAAGACCAAGCGAGGCCAGGCCGCTCTGGACCGCCTCAAGGTGTTTGATGGGATCCCGCCACCCTATGACAAG AAAAAGCGGATGGTGGTTCCTGCCGCCCTTAAGGTTGTGCGTCTGAAGCCTACACGGAAG TTTGCCTACCTAGGGCGCCTGGCTCATGAGGTTGGCTGGAAGTACCAGGCAGTAACGGCTACactggaggagaagagaaaggagaaggccaAGATCCACTACCGGAAAAAGAAGCAGCTCATG AGGCTACGGAAGCAGGCCGAAAAGAACATAGAGAAGAAAATCGACCGATTCACAGAGGTCCTCAAGACCCATGGATTCTTAGTCTGA